A single region of the Pirellulales bacterium genome encodes:
- a CDS encoding citrate synthase — protein sequence MSPSVAKRENSATEVARLQLGDRDFELPVVVGTEQERAIDISSLRAATGHVTLDEGYVNTGATLSSITYLDGEKGILRYRGYPIEVLAERCDFIEVAYLLMYGELPNVQQLEKFRASLRRHTMLHEDMRSFYNGFPRDAHPMAILSSVVGALSTFYQDYLNPRDPRQVEVSIFRLLAKLPTIAAYSYKKSIGQPFVYPQNDLNYCQNFLQMMFAVPSEPYELDADFVDALNLLLIVHADHEQNCSTSTVRMVGSSDANLFASISAGICALWGPLHGGANQACVEMLEKILADGGNVRKYVNLAKEKNSGFRLMGFGHRVYKNFDPRAKIIKQTCDRLLTKRKIKDPIFDIAQELEEVALSDPYFIEKKLYPNVDFYSGVIYRAIGIPIQMFTVLFAMGRLPGWIAHWLEMHASPGKKICRPRQIYTGETERSFIPLEQR from the coding sequence ATGAGTCCATCTGTCGCCAAACGCGAAAACTCTGCCACGGAAGTCGCGCGACTTCAACTCGGCGATCGTGACTTCGAACTACCGGTCGTGGTCGGCACCGAGCAGGAACGCGCGATCGATATCTCGAGCCTGCGCGCTGCGACGGGCCACGTCACGCTCGACGAAGGCTACGTCAACACCGGCGCCACGCTCAGCTCGATCACCTATCTCGACGGCGAGAAGGGAATCTTGCGCTACCGCGGGTATCCGATCGAGGTGCTCGCCGAGCGCTGCGACTTCATCGAGGTGGCCTACCTGCTCATGTACGGCGAGTTGCCCAACGTGCAGCAGCTCGAGAAGTTCCGCGCGTCGTTGCGGCGGCACACGATGCTGCACGAGGACATGCGGTCGTTCTACAACGGCTTTCCGCGCGACGCGCACCCGATGGCCATCCTCAGCTCGGTGGTCGGCGCGCTGTCGACGTTCTATCAGGACTATCTGAACCCACGCGATCCGCGGCAGGTCGAGGTCTCGATCTTCCGCCTGCTGGCCAAGCTGCCGACCATCGCGGCCTACAGCTACAAGAAGTCGATCGGCCAGCCCTTCGTCTATCCGCAGAACGATCTGAACTACTGCCAGAACTTCCTGCAGATGATGTTCGCCGTACCGAGCGAGCCCTACGAGCTCGACGCCGATTTCGTCGACGCCTTGAACCTGCTGCTGATCGTGCATGCCGACCACGAGCAGAACTGCAGCACCTCGACGGTGCGCATGGTGGGATCGAGCGACGCGAATCTCTTCGCCTCGATCTCGGCCGGCATCTGCGCGCTGTGGGGGCCGCTGCACGGCGGCGCCAACCAGGCCTGCGTCGAGATGCTCGAAAAGATCCTGGCCGATGGCGGCAACGTGCGCAAGTACGTCAACCTGGCCAAAGAAAAGAACAGCGGCTTCCGCCTGATGGGCTTCGGCCACCGCGTCTACAAGAATTTCGATCCGCGGGCCAAGATCATCAAGCAGACCTGCGATCGCCTGCTGACCAAGCGGAAGATCAAGGACCCCATCTTCGACATCGCGCAAGAGTTGGAAGAAGTGGCCCTGTCGGATCCCTACTTCATCGAGAAGAAGCTCTACCCGAACGTCGATTTCTACTCGGGCGTGATCTACCGCGCGATCGGTATTCCGATACAGATGTTCACGGTGCTGTTTGCGATGGGGCGTCTGCCGGGTTGGATCGCCCACTGGCTCGAAATGCATGCCTCGCCCGGCAAGAAGATCTGCCGGCCACGGCAGATTTACACGGGCGAGACCGAACGCTCGTTCATTCCTTTGGAGCAACGCTAG